cagaagcGGCGGCTGTAGCCCAGGATGCGCCCCACCATCTTCTCCTCGTAGGGGAAATCCACCTTCCAGATGAGGGAGCCGTAGCCGAACACCCACATGGCTGACCGCCCGCCCGACTgccgggcggcccggccgccgcgggcctGCGCactgccggcggggcggccccgcgccggcggggggAAAGCGGCTTCCCTCTCGGCAGCCGGCGCGGCGGGTGCGGGCCCTGGGGTGCCGCCGGCCTCGGGGCTTTCCGGGGGGGGGCTCCTGCCGGAGCCGCGGCCTGGCCGTGGTTCCGCGGGGAGGCCGTGCGAGCCGGCCTTGTGCGCGGAGGTTCGGCTTCGGAGTCGTGTCGGTGGGCCCGGGGGAAGCGACTGGCCCCCCTCGGTAACGGTGCCTGCCGGGGAGCAAttagccccccaaaaccccccaaacaaacgagcaccctcccccccaaaaaacccaacccaaacaaacaaaaacctctgccAAAACCCCGGAAACCAAACCCCCCATATACATACTCTGTACTAACAggcatctcttccccccccccccccccttcccttttttcctctccccttcctcccgcaGAGTTTGCCGTAGACAAGGATGGATTTCACGGAGGCTTATTCCGATCGATGCTCTGCCGTGGGGCTTGCAGCCAGAGAAGGAAATGTTAAAATGCTGAGGAAACTAATTAAGCAGGGATACAGCATCGATGTGCCGGATAACAGGGGGTGGGTGCCAATCCACGAAGCAGCAGCTCACAATTCGAGTGAATGTCTGAGGCTGCTAGTTCGTGCAGGTAAGGAAAACTCAATGTGAAATAGTGCGATTTTCTGCTAAATTACCCtgtcatataaaatataaatgaaatagaTATCTGTATTCTTAGTTCTGTTGTAAATTTCTGTGTGGTTTCATAGGTACTGATTAGCTGGGGTAAAGAGAAACTGGCGTGTTGCAGTCTGTGAGTGACATTTGATTCCACTTTACCTTCTCTGTCCAAGGCGGGTGTCTGCGTAGGGCCAGCAATAACCGACGCTGCTGTTTGAGAGAGTTGACAACGGCACGTTTGTGGATACGCTGTAGGCCACACGCCTCAAATAACttagttattttaagaaaataactgtGTCTTGTAACTTATTGCCAAGTATCCCTTTTTTCGTTATTCTCATGCGTAGCTCCATCTGATGACTACATAAATTCAAAGACGTTTGAAGGGATGTGTGCGCTGCACCTTTCGGCACACCACGGGTCTTTGGGAAGTGTTCGTGTTCTTCTGGAAGCTGGGGCTGACCCCAATGAAGTTACCACTGAAGCAACCACCGCACTGTTCCTAGGTGACACGAGCTTTCTTGACATCTCAGAACAGCCAAGGAGTGGGGAATAGCTTATTCACTGAGTTTAAACTCACCAGAGTTCATTCACTGCCTATcatgtttcatatttttgtagCCTAAATACTAGGCTTTAGACTCAGGGATGGAGTGGGTCTAGggattactttttatttatggaCAAACCTGCTTCAgactgtgttttaaaacaaaattgtaaaAACAAGTTGTTTTTTTGCATCGCCTTTTGTTTCTTCCTAGCACAGAAAAGGTCTAGGATGTATAGGATTACATCCGTATGAAGGtgtttcaagtctttttttttttttttaattcctccctaCTTATGTTAGAAGACCTCTTATTCTTTTTGCAATTCCTAGTTTAGCAATTAAGGTccattattttagtattttttctatGATTTATGTTTGACATAATTAAATGCTTAAAACTTCCGCTCTAGTGAGTCCTCAGAGTGTAAATCATCCGATCACATATGCTTATTGTTTTACTCACCTCTGTACCCAGGCGAGCATCATGGCTGCCACGTTACCTGTGTTTACAAGTCTATCCacgttttctttttaaacaactaAATAGCTTATTTGCTTAAAACAGTTGGTAACTGGCAGCACGTGTGGGGAAATCATCATTAAAAGCACACCGGATAATGGTAATTAACACTATATATAAATGCTTACATAGATTAGACAGGACCAAGGAACAGTCCTGGGGCTGCGTATCcaaggggttttttaaaaaggaaaaagcttatGGTCAGGTTAGTCCAGACTATATAACGGGGTTGTGGCACAGCTCTGTGTTGGACATCGAGTACTGCAGGCCAGAGGCACTCCTTTGGCGAGCTGGTGCGCTAATACTCTAAAAATTCTTCAGTCGGTAGCAACTATTCGCAGGTCATTTATCACCAATACCAAGCTTTTACGCTTACGCAGGAAATGTGCCTTGGGAGAATTGCTGTTGGCAAAAACTTGAGGGTGAATCAGGGTGCTAAAGGAGGCTTTGTCAATGAATGCATTAGCATAAATTAAATGTACACATTATAAATTGATTTTATATAGGTGTTTAAACcagttttaagcttttttttttaataaagtttaagTTTGGGGGAATTGGTTGTAAGATAGCCACTGGGCTTCACGAGTTTGGGAGGCCGTTGCGACTGTCATGCAGTTAGGTGCCTGCTGCAAAATTGCCTCCGTGCTccacagggaagagggagagagaaactgGCTTTTGTTATCTGTGTTAGCACAGTGTAGGTGGAATTTTAACAAGTCTAACTAAAATTTTTGTGGATAAATTTCCATTCTCCAACTCTGTTTTGGGGGTGTAAATGTAAAAGGCAAGTAAGCATATATAAGGCAAGTTTAAAAGAATTATAATTATTGTGTCAGGAAATTAGTGGTGAGACCACTTGAGTTTTTCAATGAGTTCTTTAAATCCAGTTAatatgaaatttttttctttactattctATTTGAAGCTGTTGAAAATGGACATGCAGACATTGTAAAGTTTCTGCTCCAACACGGAGCAAATGTTAAAGGACCTCATTCTTGGTCTGGATGGAATTCTTTGCACCAAGCTTCTTTTCAGGTAACCTGTAAGTGTATCATGTAATTTCCATGTAACGCAGTGTATTCCGAGTGATAATTTAtctatttctttgcctttttatcGGGTCATTTTTCCTAACCTACCCTAGTAGTCATAAGGTTGTCTAAATGCTGAAGGGCTTGCAATGCGCTGAAGAGTGTATCTGAAACTACAGGAGATGTTGATGTTGGGAAGCAATAATTATATAAGTAGTATAAGTATTGCATATACTCACAAGCTCACGTGTGGTATTTGGGAAGTGAATCTCTTAcaagatttttttgagaaagagttctgtttagtatctcaTCATCAGTGAGATGACCTATTTCCGAAATAGAAATACGTTGGCTTAATGGTTCTAATAAACTAATTCAATTTCCATTTGTATGTATCATGTAAATCGgcaaatgtgaaaaatcaaattaaacttGTCTAATTTTTTCTGCCATTAATTTTTCAGTACATCTTTAGAATATTGAAtgtattgccttttttcttatttctgtttggaaTGTGTGGGAAAAATAGATTATGCCAATTCCCTACTTTTTTGTTGgttaagaataaaaatatttatttcagggATACACTGAGATAATGAAAATACTCCTGGAGAAAGGGGCAAGCAAGGAATGTAAGGATGACTTTGGAATTACACCTTTGTTTGTTGCTGCTCAGTATGGAAAGCTGGAGAGTTTAAGGCTGCTTATATCCTATGGTAATAGTAATCATTCATTTAGCTTCGTTGTTCTTAAACTCGCATCAACCTGTCACCAGATACAATTTTAGTTCTACTTTTGCACTTCATAACTTCAAATTTTAGTGGTTTTACTGTAATTTTAGTTGCAGATGGGTATGCAAAACCATCTTAATTGCTTAAATCTTGTTTCAGTAATTTAATGTAGTTTTCAGCAAGTGATGgtaggaaataataaataaaaactatgaAAATGTTAAGATTCATCGGGGTCTTCTAGAAGCCCTCAACAGCACTACGTTAGTGGTCTGATTTTGATGACGTTGCTATTATAATAGGATATTGTTCAGGCTAAGTGCAGATCTCTCTCTGGTCGTAAAGTGACAGCAACAGTTTCATTCACATAATGAACAAGTTTTAGATGTCTAAGCGCATGTGTCCTTACAGCCAAACCTAGTTAAGCCTGAGGGTGCCGTGACCTGACCAGAGAAATCGTACTAACTGACCTACCAATACCTGGGGGAGAATCTCAAAAACTAACTGCGATCAAAGGATTGCCTAGCCCGTTGCCTTTCCTCCAGCATGTTTATCTCGTGTTGTGCTGATCCTGGACAGAGTTAATGTTAAGCACTGACTGTTTAAAAAGTTAGCAACAAGCTAGTAAACGTTTCCTTATTGCTGGGGAAAACCTGTTGTGTTGTGAAGTCACCCTGTGAAAACCAATCCCTGATTAATTTGTCGTTTGGTTTGTGTGGTGTAGTGGTGATGTAAAGTATTGGCTTTTTTTTGGCAGGTGCAGACATAAACTGTCAAGCCAAGGACAGAGCCACTCCCCTGCTGATTGCTGCGCAGGAGGGCCACGCTGAGTGTGTGGAACTGCTGTTATCAAAAGGGGCAGATCCAAATCTCTACTGCAACGAGGATAACTGGCAGTTACCTATTCACGCAGCGGCTGAAATGGGCCATAAAGAGTAGGTGATTAAAAAGGCATTCACGAAAAAGATTCTGGTAATAAAAACCTAATAGAcaaagaggatattcagctctaaaagaaagaaaaatgagttctCAAGCTGATTTGTAGTTTAGAATTTCTAATTGTTTGcgtattttaaatgtctgttagTAGTCCCAGTAAAGTGAACAACCCTTCTGAATTCAGCATCTAATCTGGGTCTGATCGACATCCTAATGG
The Mycteria americana isolate JAX WOST 10 ecotype Jacksonville Zoo and Gardens chromosome 3, USCA_MyAme_1.0, whole genome shotgun sequence genome window above contains:
- the ASB3 gene encoding ankyrin repeat and SOCS box protein 3 isoform X2, which encodes MDFTEAYSDRCSAVGLAAREGNVKMLRKLIKQGYSIDVPDNRGWVPIHEAAAHNSSECLRLLVRAAPSDDYINSKTFEGMCALHLSAHHGSLGSVRVLLEAGADPNEVTTEATTALFLAVENGHADIVKFLLQHGANVKGPHSWSGWNSLHQASFQGYTEIMKILLEKGASKECKDDFGITPLFVAAQYGKLESLRLLISYGADINCQAKDRATPLLIAAQEGHAECVELLLSKGADPNLYCNEDNWQLPIHAAAEMGHKEILELLIPVTDRICDKGKGKVSPVYSAVYGGNKECLEMLLKEGYSPDAQECLNFDCRSPMCMVFQKEIFSVSENALNFILEFTNWKRLPPAVEQDLSDYKEKFAWTPKSHFAFIPSLSHLCRLEIRSILTSERLRSDRFIRELPLPACLQDYLLYLDVLRVNAIPEAEDYLGQREEGAPSASHPSAEDAERRDACNAGVS